In Streptomyces rapamycinicus NRRL 5491, the genomic stretch CCTGGTCACCCGCGACCACATCGACTTCGGTCGGGTGTGGTCCGCCTCCTGTTCCGGCTGACCCGGCAGCGGGCCGCCCGACCGGCCGCCGCCCTCCTCTGATCCATCCCGGGCCCTCGCCCGCCGCTTCCCGCGCCTGACGCGCCATCACCCCCGGTAGGCCAACGCCGCCTTCCGGGTCCGTGGCGCTTCCCGCTTTCTCACCTTCCTCGGCTTCTCCGCCTTCCGAAAGGTCACCCCATGCCCGTGGAGTTCCTCGGCATCGCCGCCACCAACGACGGCTCCGAGACCGGGCCGCGCTCCGGCGCGGCCTTCGACAAGGAGTACACCCTGCGGCTCGCCCGGGCCCATGAGGACCACGGCTGGGACCGGGTGCTGTTCGCCTACGGCTCCGGCTCGCCCGATCCCGCGCCCGCCGCCGCGTACATCGCCGCCCGGCTGGACCGGCTCCGGCTCCTGCTGGCCCACCGGCCCAACGTCTCCTATCCGACGTACGCCGCGAAGACGTTCGCCACGCTCGACCAGATCAGCGACGGACGGCTGACGGTGCACTTCATCACCGGCGGCAACGACCACGAGCAGCGGCGTGAGGGCGACACCCTCTCCAAGGACGAGCGCTACGCGCGCACCCGCGAGTACATACGGATCGTCAAGAAGATCTGGACCACCCAGGAGCCCTTCGACCACGAGGGCGAGCACTACCGCTTCCATGACTTCGTCAGCGATGTCTTCCCGGTCCAGCAGCCGCGCCCGGGCGTCTCCTTCGGCGGCTCCTCCCCCGCGGCCTACGCGGCCGGCGGGGCCGAGGCCGACGTCTACTGCCTGTGGGGCGAGCCGCTGGAGCGGACCGCCGAGCAGATCGCGGCGGTGAGGGCGGCCGCCGCCGCGGCCGGGCGGAGCGACGTACCGAGGATCCAGGTGGCGTTCCGGCCGATCATCGCCCCGACCGAGGAGCTGGCCTGGGAGAAGGCGCACCGCACGGTGGACGCCATCCGCGCCCGCAAGGAGCGGGGCGAGGCGACGAACGTGCGCCACCACCCCAGGGGCGTCCCAGAAGCCGCGTCTCCTCAAAACGTCGGCTCAAAGCGGCTGATCTCCATCGCCGAGGCGGGCGAGCGCTACGACCGGGCGCT encodes the following:
- a CDS encoding LLM class flavin-dependent oxidoreductase, coding for MPVEFLGIAATNDGSETGPRSGAAFDKEYTLRLARAHEDHGWDRVLFAYGSGSPDPAPAAAYIAARLDRLRLLLAHRPNVSYPTYAAKTFATLDQISDGRLTVHFITGGNDHEQRREGDTLSKDERYARTREYIRIVKKIWTTQEPFDHEGEHYRFHDFVSDVFPVQQPRPGVSFGGSSPAAYAAGGAEADVYCLWGEPLERTAEQIAAVRAAAAAAGRSDVPRIQVAFRPIIAPTEELAWEKAHRTVDAIRARKERGEATNVRHHPRGVPEAASPQNVGSKRLISIAEAGERYDRALWTPTAAATGGAGNSNALVGTPETVAQALLDYYDLGVDILSARGYDLLGDAIDFGRHVIPIVREEVAKRDAERAARGPQTLAAVR